Proteins encoded within one genomic window of Chlorobaculum sp. MV4-Y:
- a CDS encoding aminoacyl-tRNA deacylase — MPIRRLREFLDSHHVKYFVISHSPAYTAQDIAAAAHVSGKELVKTVMVSIDGNMAMALLHASRHLDFDRLRELCGSRDVTLAEETAFSGLFPECEIGAMPPFGNLYGLTVYADEELDESRDIVFNAGTHRELLRLSWFDYKRLVKPVMGRIASIR; from the coding sequence ATGCCTATCCGCAGATTACGGGAGTTTCTCGACAGCCATCACGTTAAGTATTTCGTCATCAGCCACTCTCCGGCCTACACAGCTCAAGACATCGCCGCCGCCGCGCATGTGTCGGGCAAAGAGCTGGTCAAGACGGTCATGGTTTCCATCGATGGCAACATGGCCATGGCGCTTTTGCACGCTTCGCGACATCTCGATTTCGATCGGCTCCGCGAACTGTGTGGCTCACGCGATGTCACTCTTGCTGAAGAGACAGCGTTCAGTGGGCTTTTTCCCGAGTGTGAAATCGGAGCAATGCCGCCGTTTGGCAATCTGTACGGCTTGACGGTCTATGCGGACGAGGAGCTTGATGAGAGCAGGGATATTGTTTTTAACGCAGGAACCCACCGCGAGCTGCTCCGGCTCTCCTGGTTCGATTACAAAAGACTGGTCAAGCCGGTGATGGGCAGGATCGCCTCGATCCGGTAA
- a CDS encoding glycosyltransferase family 4 protein gives MKVALYAGTYVKDKDGAVRSIYQLVSSMIKNGHEVVVWTPDFTPGANASVPVNLTPSVPIPLYPDYKLGFYNAVTERQLDEFAPDIVHISTPDIVGRKFLHYAKRKGIPVGSAYHTDFPSYLSYYHLGFAEPAIWNFLRKFYNACDVTLAPNESVRERLTGKGIEKVELWSRGIDKELFDPSRRSAKLRRAWDAEGRTVIIYAGRFVLYKDIEVVMSLYERFVAEGLGERVRFVMIGSGPEEAEMRARMPDAVFTGYLTGTALPEAYASGDLFLFPSTTEAFCNVTLEALATGLPAVVSDVGGCQELVERSGGGFVAKAGDISDFYKCCTKLMQDGELFRAMRERGLAFAEDKSWAAVNGKLIDRYLELIATKARQ, from the coding sequence ATGAAGGTAGCCCTGTATGCCGGGACCTATGTGAAGGACAAGGATGGCGCTGTCCGCTCGATCTACCAGCTTGTCTCGTCCATGATTAAAAATGGCCACGAGGTCGTGGTCTGGACGCCCGATTTCACGCCCGGAGCGAACGCCTCGGTGCCAGTCAACCTGACGCCGTCGGTGCCCATTCCCCTCTATCCCGACTACAAGCTCGGCTTCTATAATGCCGTCACCGAACGGCAGCTCGACGAGTTCGCGCCGGATATCGTTCACATCTCGACCCCCGACATCGTTGGCCGCAAATTTCTGCACTACGCCAAACGAAAAGGCATTCCGGTTGGCTCGGCCTATCACACCGATTTTCCCTCCTACCTGAGTTACTACCATCTCGGCTTCGCAGAACCGGCGATCTGGAATTTTCTCCGGAAATTCTACAACGCCTGTGACGTAACGCTCGCGCCGAACGAGAGCGTCCGTGAGCGGCTCACCGGCAAGGGGATCGAGAAGGTGGAACTCTGGTCGCGCGGCATCGACAAAGAGCTGTTCGACCCGTCGCGCCGCTCAGCAAAGCTGCGCCGGGCGTGGGACGCGGAGGGGCGGACGGTCATCATCTACGCCGGTCGTTTCGTGCTTTACAAGGATATCGAGGTGGTGATGAGCCTTTACGAACGATTCGTGGCGGAGGGGCTTGGCGAGCGTGTGCGGTTCGTGATGATCGGCTCCGGCCCCGAGGAGGCAGAGATGCGGGCGCGGATGCCGGATGCGGTATTCACCGGTTACCTCACCGGTACAGCGCTGCCTGAGGCCTACGCCAGCGGCGACCTTTTTCTCTTCCCCTCGACCACCGAGGCGTTCTGCAACGTGACGCTCGAAGCGCTTGCTACCGGTCTGCCTGCCGTGGTGTCGGACGTTGGTGGCTGTCAGGAGCTGGTCGAACGCTCCGGCGGTGGTTTTGTCGCAAAAGCGGGTGACATTAGCGATTTCTACAAGTGCTGCACAAAACTCATGCAGGATGGAGAACTGTTCCGCGCCATGCGCGAACGCGGCCTCGCCTTCGCCGAGGACAAGTCATGGGCGGCAGTCAACGGCAAGCTCATCGACCGTTATCTTGAGCTGATCGCCACGAAAGCCAGGCAGTGA
- a CDS encoding glutamate-cysteine ligase family protein, whose amino-acid sequence MGSEIAKTEFSKEDFRQFQQNLRKETRLLMEWFSADTFENHQVMCGFELEGWLVDQNCNPAARNEEFLAKVNNPLVVAELSKYNFELNVAPHPLNRQLSGFLRDQLQTLWDDCSRHAREMGCQTLMTGILPTLQDRMLTLQNMSSMQRFHALNREILRTRSCHPLKINIEGPNDRLEIVHDDVMAEAATTSLQIHFQVPLSKAAAFYNVAHVLSAPMAALSANSPFLFGRELWDETRIPLFEQAVHTPSFVDLSGRPVSRVTFGRDYVRDSLKEVFLENLDGFPVLLPVTFDHDPGMMHHLRLHNGTIWRWNRPLIGFGENGRPHLRIEHRVPAAGPSISDVIANILFFYGTMLYLQPEVPQSSISFEQARANFYAAARSGLDAQVRWTSGDSMPVETLILQHLIPGAILALAAAGFGSSDLRYYLVDILAQRVASRRNGAWWQKAFVKKHGPDFKMLTQAYLENQNLGTPVHEWSI is encoded by the coding sequence ATGGGCAGTGAAATAGCAAAAACAGAGTTCAGCAAGGAGGATTTCCGGCAGTTTCAGCAGAATCTCAGAAAAGAGACGCGGCTGCTGATGGAGTGGTTTTCCGCTGATACGTTCGAAAACCACCAGGTGATGTGCGGCTTCGAACTCGAAGGGTGGCTTGTCGATCAGAATTGCAATCCGGCAGCACGGAACGAGGAGTTCCTCGCAAAGGTCAACAACCCCCTCGTGGTGGCGGAGCTGTCGAAATACAACTTCGAACTCAACGTTGCGCCCCACCCGCTGAACCGCCAACTCTCCGGATTCCTGCGGGACCAGCTTCAGACGCTCTGGGACGACTGCTCCCGCCATGCGCGTGAAATGGGATGCCAGACCCTGATGACAGGCATTCTGCCAACCTTGCAGGACAGGATGCTGACCCTCCAGAACATGTCGTCGATGCAACGGTTTCACGCCCTGAACCGTGAAATCCTACGCACCAGATCATGCCATCCGCTCAAAATAAACATCGAAGGCCCAAACGACCGGCTGGAGATAGTGCATGATGACGTCATGGCAGAGGCGGCGACCACCTCGCTGCAGATTCACTTTCAGGTTCCGCTCAGCAAAGCCGCTGCATTTTACAACGTCGCGCATGTGCTCTCGGCTCCAATGGCCGCCCTCTCGGCCAACTCGCCATTCCTGTTCGGCAGAGAGCTGTGGGACGAAACCCGCATTCCGCTCTTTGAGCAGGCCGTGCACACCCCGTCGTTCGTCGATCTCTCCGGCAGGCCGGTTTCGCGCGTCACCTTCGGTCGCGATTATGTGCGCGATTCGCTGAAGGAGGTGTTCCTCGAAAATCTCGACGGATTCCCGGTGCTCCTGCCGGTCACTTTCGACCACGATCCCGGCATGATGCACCATCTGCGGCTGCACAACGGCACCATCTGGCGCTGGAACCGTCCTCTGATCGGCTTCGGCGAAAATGGACGCCCGCACCTGCGCATCGAACACCGGGTTCCGGCGGCGGGGCCGTCGATTTCCGACGTCATCGCCAACATCCTCTTTTTCTATGGCACGATGCTCTACCTTCAACCGGAGGTTCCGCAGAGCTCCATATCGTTTGAACAGGCGCGAGCGAATTTCTACGCCGCCGCCCGCTCCGGCCTCGACGCACAAGTCAGATGGACGTCGGGCGATTCGATGCCCGTCGAGACGCTCATTTTGCAGCACCTGATTCCCGGCGCGATTCTGGCGCTCGCCGCGGCGGGATTCGGTAGTAGTGACCTGCGCTACTACCTCGTCGATATTCTGGCGCAGCGGGTGGCTTCGCGCCGCAACGGCGCATGGTGGCAGAAGGCCTTCGTCAAAAAGCACGGCCCCGACTTCAAGATGCTGACGCAGGCGTACCTCGAAAACCAGAACCTCGGCACTCCCGTCCACGAATGGAGCATCTGA
- a CDS encoding M14 family metallopeptidase yields MEHLNHLPVPALHRLERLPEGFTDTPVEKIGSILLGPSLIWIEGEPGPPLFVSILLHGNETTGFDATQRLLKAYDAPRRPLPRPLLLFVGNVAAAGLGLRTLDGQADYNRIWHDERYPEHRLAQEVLAEIAKASPLAAIDLHNNTGKNPHYGCVNRLDDATLSLARRFSKTIVWFTEPHEVISIALSQICPSVTLECGVSGNAAGTSHVERYLQNCLELSAEELFTPPPNHLSDLFHTTAKIVVRDRLRLEFGVCGNEADLCLRKDLETLNFERVPEGAELGSYRGNAPPLVVIDNDECDVTNRYLRFSEERIFTRLPIVPSMFTRDVRVIMQDCLGYIMEPYEVKGTV; encoded by the coding sequence ATGGAGCATCTGAACCACCTCCCTGTTCCGGCGCTCCACCGCCTGGAGCGTCTGCCCGAAGGCTTCACCGACACGCCAGTCGAAAAAATCGGCTCTATCCTGCTCGGCCCGTCGCTGATCTGGATCGAGGGCGAACCGGGGCCGCCGCTCTTCGTGTCGATTCTCCTGCACGGCAACGAAACCACCGGCTTCGACGCCACGCAGCGGCTGCTCAAAGCATACGACGCGCCCCGCCGACCGCTGCCGAGGCCGCTGCTGCTTTTCGTAGGCAACGTGGCCGCCGCCGGGCTGGGATTGCGCACGCTCGACGGGCAAGCAGATTACAACCGCATCTGGCATGACGAGCGCTATCCGGAGCACCGGCTGGCGCAGGAGGTGCTGGCGGAAATCGCCAAAGCCTCGCCGCTCGCCGCTATCGACCTGCACAACAACACCGGCAAGAACCCGCACTACGGCTGCGTCAACCGGCTCGACGACGCCACGCTCAGCCTCGCCCGCCGCTTCAGCAAAACCATCGTCTGGTTCACCGAACCGCATGAGGTGATCTCGATCGCTCTGTCACAAATCTGTCCCTCCGTGACGCTCGAATGCGGCGTGTCGGGCAACGCCGCCGGAACAAGTCATGTGGAGCGATACCTCCAAAACTGCCTCGAACTCTCCGCCGAAGAGCTCTTTACGCCACCCCCAAATCATCTCAGCGACCTGTTCCACACCACCGCCAAAATCGTCGTGCGCGATAGGCTGCGCTTGGAATTCGGCGTGTGCGGAAATGAGGCAGATCTCTGCCTGCGCAAAGACCTCGAAACCCTCAACTTCGAGCGCGTCCCCGAAGGCGCGGAGCTGGGAAGCTATCGAGGCAACGCTCCGCCACTCGTGGTGATCGACAACGACGAATGCGACGTCACCAATCGCTACCTCCGCTTCAGCGAAGAGCGGATTTTCACGCGCCTGCCGATCGTCCCCTCGATGTTCACCCGCGACGTGCGCGTCATCATGCAGGACTGCCTCGGTTACATCATGGAACCGTACGAAGTGAAGGGGACAGTTTAA
- a CDS encoding universal stress protein → MTNRIIHSIAVAIDCSPHSKASLEAAAEMAARLKAELIGIFVEDINLLRVAGLPFAEQVRLDTATTEKLDTAQLERMLRRQAEQARKMLEHIAQTRTLHHTFRVLRGMVSEQLMQAAPEADMLVLGRSGRSPSCRKGLGSTARTALDECKMNVMLMRPGVTAAEGPLLVLCDSSEASKRALRTALEIAGPKSTLHLLVTDPTTEAVERCKKEANAMLNGRPIETEYDHLPFTEGKQLASFIRMIDSGLLVIGEGMNLPDATIRELIDNIDYPVLVVK, encoded by the coding sequence ATGACAAACCGCATCATTCACTCGATAGCCGTTGCCATCGACTGCTCGCCGCACAGCAAGGCGTCGCTCGAAGCCGCTGCCGAGATGGCCGCGCGGCTCAAGGCAGAGCTGATCGGCATTTTTGTCGAAGACATCAACCTCCTGCGCGTGGCGGGCCTGCCCTTTGCCGAACAGGTGCGCCTCGACACCGCGACCACCGAAAAGCTCGACACCGCGCAGCTCGAACGGATGCTCAGGCGCCAGGCGGAGCAGGCGCGGAAAATGCTGGAGCATATCGCCCAGACCCGGACACTCCATCACACTTTCCGCGTACTGCGGGGCATGGTCTCCGAACAGCTCATGCAAGCCGCGCCGGAAGCGGACATGCTGGTGCTTGGCCGAAGCGGACGCTCTCCGTCTTGCCGCAAAGGACTTGGCTCAACAGCCCGCACGGCGCTCGACGAATGCAAGATGAACGTGATGCTGATGCGTCCCGGCGTCACAGCCGCCGAAGGCCCACTGCTGGTGCTCTGCGACAGCTCGGAAGCCTCGAAGCGCGCCCTCCGGACAGCGCTCGAAATCGCCGGGCCGAAAAGCACGCTTCACCTGCTCGTCACCGACCCAACCACGGAAGCCGTGGAGCGCTGCAAAAAAGAGGCGAACGCGATGCTCAACGGGCGACCCATCGAAACCGAATACGACCATCTCCCCTTCACCGAAGGCAAACAGCTCGCCAGCTTCATAAGAATGATCGACTCCGGCCTCCTCGTCATTGGCGAAGGCATGAACCTGCCGGACGCGACCATCCGCGAACTGATCGACAACATCGACTACCCGGTATTGGTGGTAAAATGA
- a CDS encoding TerC family protein: MEWIFSPEAWIALLTLTTLEIVLGIDNIIFLTIIVSRMPAEQQKPGRILGLGLAMLTRIALLLSITWVMRLTNELLTAFGHPVTGRDLILLGGGLFLLAKSTHEIHQSLEGSEEVIKERSASNFVMTLIQIAVIDIVFSLDSVITAVGLAKDIPVMILAIMIAVFIMMAASKSIGEFVDRHPTIKMLALSFLILVGATLVAEGAGFEFPRGYIYFAMAFSVSVEMLNLRLRKRETEPPVHLRKALEEEEDETV; the protein is encoded by the coding sequence ATGGAATGGATTTTCAGCCCGGAGGCTTGGATCGCACTGTTGACGCTGACGACGCTTGAAATCGTCCTCGGCATCGACAACATCATTTTTCTGACGATCATCGTGAGCCGGATGCCCGCAGAGCAGCAGAAACCGGGGCGCATCCTCGGCCTCGGCCTGGCAATGCTTACCCGCATCGCGCTGCTGCTCTCGATCACCTGGGTGATGCGCCTGACCAACGAGCTGCTCACCGCTTTCGGCCACCCCGTCACGGGCCGTGACCTCATCCTGCTCGGCGGCGGACTGTTCCTGCTCGCCAAGAGCACCCACGAAATTCACCAGAGCCTCGAAGGCTCGGAAGAGGTCATCAAGGAGCGCTCCGCTTCGAACTTCGTCATGACGCTCATCCAGATCGCCGTCATCGACATCGTCTTCTCGCTCGACTCGGTCATCACCGCCGTCGGTCTGGCCAAAGATATTCCGGTCATGATCCTCGCTATCATGATCGCCGTCTTTATCATGATGGCCGCCTCGAAATCGATCGGCGAGTTCGTCGATCGCCACCCGACCATCAAGATGCTCGCCCTGAGCTTCCTGATTCTCGTCGGAGCAACGCTGGTGGCCGAAGGAGCCGGCTTCGAGTTCCCGCGCGGCTATATCTACTTCGCAATGGCCTTCTCGGTCTCGGTGGAGATGCTCAACCTCCGCCTGCGCAAGCGGGAAACCGAGCCGCCGGTGCATCTGCGCAAGGCACTGGAGGAAGAGGAGGATGAGACCGTCTGA
- a CDS encoding aldehyde dehydrogenase family protein, which yields MAPTILHDIPEDSDLLKEEIFGPLLPVRSFTTLQEAVGMVRSLDAPLAVYLFSRDRAELRYLREHTRSGGVCCNDLLFQASIHGLPFGGRGASGIGVYHGRAGFETFTTERSVLDRGGFPDPDLRYPPYSSGRFHLLKKIVTLFS from the coding sequence ATCGCTCCGACGATTCTTCATGACATTCCGGAGGATTCCGATCTTCTGAAAGAGGAGATTTTCGGACCGCTGCTGCCAGTGCGTTCGTTCACGACGCTTCAGGAGGCTGTCGGCATGGTCCGGTCGCTCGACGCTCCTCTCGCCGTCTATCTTTTTTCCCGTGACCGCGCCGAGCTTCGGTATCTGCGCGAGCACACCCGGAGCGGAGGCGTCTGCTGCAACGACCTGCTTTTTCAGGCCTCGATTCATGGTCTGCCTTTCGGCGGCAGGGGGGCGAGCGGCATTGGTGTCTATCATGGCAGGGCCGGCTTTGAGACCTTCACCACGGAGCGGAGCGTGCTTGACCGAGGCGGTTTCCCTGATCCGGATTTGCGCTATCCTCCCTACAGTTCGGGCCGGTTCCACTTGCTCAAAAAAATTGTCACCCTCTTTTCATAG
- a CDS encoding ATP-binding protein: MERLVETLFSVMPAAFSSEEYQSREKEIGEALQEKQANAMEALEKDAREHEITLIRTPGGFAFAPVREEAVIAPDDYLKLKQEERDQIEKETGRLRDNLQSIMAQFPKWQRETAEKIKELNREVSAFALKPLMDEIRARYKEVEAVLRYLGEVEKDMIENFGQFFEKESPDEGPLMTLQPFGPAGRRLSTVRYRVNVMIDNSQLDGAPVILEDKPASQNLVGDIEHAAQMGTLITDFTLIKPGALHRANGGYLILDARRLLLEPFAWEALKKALRTRQIRIESLAQLYSLVSTISLEPEPIPLDIKVVLLGERQLYSMLSSYDPDFNELFKIAADFDNDMERTPETHLAYARLVGSIAARDKLLPFERGAVARIIEHGSRMAGDATRLTSNLQAIRDLAHEAEYHAAQNKRTQVSADDVEAMLEAQRYRSARVQERMRDAMMRGTILIDTSSEEVGQINGLSVYSLGEQSFGTPSRITARVRLGKGEVIDIEREVEMGGPIHSKGVMILSGFLGSRYAAEQPLSLSATLVFEQSYGGIEGDSASSTELYALLSAISGIPIRQSLAVTGSVNQRGQVQAIGGVNEKIEGFFDLCNARGLDGRHGVMIPASNIRHLMLRHDIVKAVKEGQFSIWPVSTIDEGIEILTGVPAGEPDENGAWPAGTVNAKVFERLKTMAEKQKSFGKKQNGESEK; the protein is encoded by the coding sequence ATGGAGCGCCTCGTCGAAACGCTTTTCAGCGTCATGCCTGCCGCATTCAGCAGCGAAGAGTACCAGTCTCGGGAAAAGGAGATCGGCGAGGCGTTGCAGGAAAAGCAAGCCAACGCCATGGAGGCACTCGAAAAGGACGCGAGAGAACACGAAATCACCCTCATCCGCACGCCAGGCGGATTCGCTTTCGCGCCGGTGCGCGAGGAAGCGGTAATCGCGCCGGACGACTACCTGAAGCTGAAGCAGGAGGAGCGCGACCAGATCGAAAAGGAGACCGGACGACTGCGCGACAACCTCCAATCGATCATGGCGCAGTTTCCCAAGTGGCAGCGGGAAACCGCAGAGAAGATCAAGGAGCTGAACCGCGAGGTGTCGGCATTCGCCCTGAAGCCGCTCATGGATGAAATCAGAGCCAGATACAAAGAGGTCGAAGCGGTGCTTCGCTATCTGGGCGAAGTCGAAAAGGACATGATCGAAAACTTCGGCCAGTTCTTCGAAAAAGAGTCGCCGGACGAAGGGCCGCTCATGACGCTACAGCCATTTGGCCCCGCCGGGCGCAGGCTCTCCACCGTCCGCTATCGAGTCAACGTGATGATCGACAACAGCCAGCTCGACGGCGCGCCGGTGATTCTCGAAGACAAACCCGCCTCCCAGAACCTCGTGGGTGACATCGAGCACGCCGCGCAGATGGGCACGCTCATCACCGACTTCACGCTCATCAAGCCGGGTGCCTTGCACCGGGCCAACGGCGGCTACCTCATCCTCGACGCACGGCGTCTGTTGCTCGAACCCTTCGCATGGGAAGCACTCAAGAAAGCGCTTCGCACCCGCCAGATCCGCATCGAATCGCTCGCGCAGCTCTACAGCCTCGTAAGCACCATTTCGCTCGAACCGGAACCTATTCCGCTCGACATCAAGGTCGTGCTGCTCGGCGAGCGACAGCTTTACTCCATGCTGAGCAGTTACGATCCCGACTTCAACGAGCTGTTCAAGATCGCCGCCGATTTCGACAACGACATGGAGCGCACCCCGGAAACGCATCTGGCCTACGCGCGCCTCGTCGGCTCGATAGCCGCGCGCGACAAGCTCCTGCCCTTTGAGCGCGGTGCGGTGGCCCGCATCATCGAGCACGGCTCCCGCATGGCGGGCGACGCCACCCGGCTCACCTCGAATCTTCAGGCGATCCGCGACCTCGCGCACGAGGCAGAGTACCACGCCGCACAAAACAAGCGGACGCAGGTGAGCGCCGACGATGTGGAAGCGATGCTCGAAGCACAGCGATACCGATCGGCGCGGGTTCAGGAGCGGATGCGGGACGCGATGATGCGCGGCACGATCCTGATCGACACCTCGTCGGAAGAGGTCGGGCAGATTAATGGCCTCTCGGTCTATTCGCTGGGCGAACAGAGCTTCGGCACGCCGAGTCGCATCACGGCACGGGTACGGCTCGGCAAGGGCGAGGTAATCGATATCGAGCGCGAGGTCGAAATGGGCGGGCCGATCCACTCGAAAGGGGTGATGATTTTGTCGGGGTTCCTCGGCTCGCGCTACGCCGCCGAGCAGCCCCTCTCGCTCTCCGCGACGCTGGTGTTCGAGCAATCCTACGGCGGCATCGAGGGCGACAGCGCCTCATCCACCGAACTCTACGCTTTGCTCTCGGCGATCTCCGGCATTCCGATCCGCCAGTCGCTCGCCGTCACAGGCTCGGTCAACCAGCGCGGCCAGGTGCAGGCTATCGGCGGCGTCAACGAAAAAATCGAAGGATTTTTCGATCTTTGCAACGCGCGTGGCCTCGACGGGCGCCACGGCGTAATGATCCCCGCCTCAAACATCAGGCACCTGATGCTCCGGCACGACATTGTCAAGGCAGTCAAAGAGGGACAATTCTCGATCTGGCCGGTCTCGACCATCGACGAAGGCATCGAAATTCTGACCGGCGTTCCGGCTGGAGAACCCGACGAAAACGGCGCGTGGCCCGCAGGCACAGTCAACGCAAAAGTGTTCGAGCGGCTCAAGACGATGGCTGAAAAGCAAAAATCGTTCGGCAAAAAACAGAACGGCGAATCGGAAAAATAA
- a CDS encoding patatin-like phospholipase family protein — protein MSTAEKVSERTGLAFGGGVVLGAAHIGVLRAMEETGFRAACVAGTSIGSFIAAMHAFGKSWQEIEKVALELDWSDLSGLTISSYGLLSIRKFGEIVRAQLGTRRIEDAPTPLAIVATDICTGSEVVLREGDVATAVMASSSIPGIFKPVEQGEMLLVDGVLTENVPVSPLKEMGANRIVCIDLFGRHTFRRPEHLPDLLLNAFYSAMRAISQIQISEADLVITPDLSRFSLVDMSAVPEIIDTGYREALPLLEAWRAGYR, from the coding sequence ATGAGTACAGCAGAGAAGGTATCGGAACGAACCGGCCTGGCTTTCGGCGGCGGCGTGGTGCTTGGCGCGGCGCACATCGGTGTGCTCAGGGCGATGGAGGAGACCGGCTTCAGGGCAGCGTGCGTCGCTGGCACCAGCATCGGCTCGTTCATCGCGGCGATGCATGCTTTCGGTAAAAGCTGGCAGGAGATCGAAAAGGTCGCCCTTGAGCTGGACTGGTCTGATTTGTCGGGCCTCACCATCTCCAGTTATGGTCTGCTTTCGATCCGCAAATTCGGCGAGATCGTCCGCGCCCAGCTCGGCACCCGCCGCATCGAGGATGCTCCGACTCCGCTCGCTATCGTGGCCACCGACATCTGCACCGGAAGCGAGGTGGTGCTTCGAGAGGGTGATGTGGCCACGGCGGTGATGGCCAGCTCGTCGATTCCCGGCATTTTCAAACCGGTGGAGCAGGGAGAGATGCTGCTGGTCGATGGCGTGCTGACCGAGAATGTGCCGGTCTCTCCGCTCAAGGAGATGGGCGCGAACCGCATTGTTTGCATTGATCTGTTTGGCCGCCACACCTTCCGGCGGCCAGAGCATTTGCCCGATTTGTTGCTTAATGCTTTTTACAGCGCTATGCGTGCTATTTCGCAGATTCAGATCAGCGAAGCCGATCTGGTTATCACTCCCGATCTTTCCCGTTTCAGCCTGGTCGATATGTCCGCAGTGCCGGAGATTATCGACACGGGTTACCGCGAAGCGCTGCCTTTGCTCGAGGCCTGGCGAGCCGGGTACCGGTGA
- a CDS encoding aldehyde dehydrogenase family protein, protein MTYDASTHAGLQRYFDSGQTRPLEWRRAQLRGLEAFLREREHEIAAAVHADLRKPVAETWLTETAWLRSEIRYVLKHLRRWMRPKKVGVPLHYQPARAFVERDPLGLVLIIGAWNYPLQLCLAPLIGALAGGNVSVVKPSEMAPATSALLASELAPYVDPEAVRVVEGDAAFTTRLLEHRFDYLFFTGSRWKGREVMQSAARHLTPVTLELGGKSPVIVTAKADLRLAARRIAWAKFLNAGQTCVAPDYLLVQEGVKESLHGLMKEALRLYYGADPEASADYGRIVDARNFQRLEALLREGKLVEGAARTGKRVISLRRFFMTFRRIPIF, encoded by the coding sequence ATGACCTACGACGCATCAACCCATGCCGGCCTCCAGCGCTATTTTGACAGCGGGCAAACCCGCCCGCTCGAATGGCGTCGCGCGCAGCTTCGCGGGCTCGAAGCGTTTCTTCGTGAACGGGAACATGAAATTGCCGCCGCGGTTCATGCCGATCTTCGCAAGCCGGTCGCCGAGACCTGGCTGACCGAGACCGCGTGGCTCAGGAGCGAAATCCGTTACGTGCTGAAACACCTTCGCCGCTGGATGCGCCCGAAAAAGGTCGGCGTGCCGCTGCACTACCAGCCCGCGCGCGCTTTCGTTGAGCGCGATCCTCTTGGCCTCGTGCTCATCATCGGCGCATGGAACTATCCGTTGCAGCTTTGCCTCGCTCCGCTCATCGGCGCTCTGGCCGGTGGTAACGTTTCAGTCGTGAAGCCTTCGGAGATGGCTCCGGCTACGTCGGCTCTGCTTGCTTCGGAGTTGGCGCCTTATGTCGATCCTGAAGCGGTCAGGGTTGTTGAAGGCGATGCGGCGTTCACCACCCGGCTGCTGGAACACCGGTTCGATTATCTCTTTTTCACGGGGAGCCGCTGGAAGGGGCGTGAGGTGATGCAGTCGGCGGCGCGCCATCTGACGCCGGTGACGCTCGAACTCGGTGGCAAAAGCCCGGTGATCGTGACCGCAAAGGCCGATCTGCGCCTGGCCGCGCGTCGGATCGCGTGGGCCAAATTCCTCAATGCCGGTCAGACCTGTGTGGCGCCTGACTACCTGCTGGTGCAGGAGGGGGTCAAAGAGTCGTTGCACGGATTGATGAAAGAGGCGCTCAGACTTTATTATGGAGCCGATCCGGAGGCGAGTGCCGACTATGGCCGGATCGTCGATGCCCGCAACTTCCAGCGACTCGAAGCGTTGCTGCGCGAGGGTAAGCTTGTCGAGGGGGCGGCTCGAACGGGGAAGCGCGTTATATCGCTCCGACGATTCTTCATGACATTCCGGAGGATTCCGATCTTCTGA